Proteins encoded within one genomic window of Chlorobaculum sp. MV4-Y:
- a CDS encoding zinc ribbon domain-containing protein, which produces MDHTKINLIVRLQHIDNMIESIMSLQKGLPEEISALEEDLAFTSRQIEARKKIADEHQKLRERLNGIIHDCKEKIKSFKEKQTLARNNKEYDALSKQIEYEEKEIAQAEIQLQDISHAEHHAQELQKKGRELIAENRYDEISEEMMPDDVLQQQMEDLGQQVRQKKEELDSIVVETAEEVAQLKEVLSEQRSVVAQQAKRLLDKYDHLKSGSMQNAVVKLDRQACSGCNTRVPTNRHTLIVQGGFYVCESCGRIVVHERLFDEAAASSQQ; this is translated from the coding sequence GTGGATCATACAAAAATCAATCTCATCGTTCGCCTTCAGCACATCGACAACATGATCGAAAGCATCATGAGTCTGCAGAAAGGCCTGCCGGAAGAGATTTCCGCCCTCGAGGAGGACCTCGCGTTCACCTCTCGCCAGATTGAGGCCCGGAAGAAAATCGCCGACGAACATCAGAAGCTGCGTGAGCGCCTGAACGGCATCATTCACGATTGCAAGGAAAAGATCAAGTCATTCAAGGAAAAGCAGACGCTGGCCCGCAACAACAAGGAGTACGACGCCCTCTCCAAGCAGATCGAATACGAGGAAAAGGAGATCGCGCAGGCCGAAATCCAGCTTCAGGACATTTCGCACGCCGAGCACCACGCCCAGGAGTTGCAGAAAAAAGGACGCGAGCTGATCGCGGAGAACCGTTACGACGAGATTTCCGAAGAGATGATGCCTGATGATGTCTTGCAGCAGCAGATGGAGGATCTCGGTCAGCAGGTGCGACAGAAAAAAGAGGAACTGGACAGCATTGTCGTCGAAACCGCTGAAGAGGTCGCCCAGCTCAAAGAGGTGCTCTCGGAACAGAGATCGGTGGTCGCCCAGCAAGCCAAGCGCCTGCTCGACAAGTACGATCATCTCAAGAGCGGCTCGATGCAGAATGCTGTGGTCAAGCTCGATCGCCAGGCCTGCTCCGGGTGCAACACCAGAGTGCCGACCAACCGCCATACCCTGATCGTGCAGGGCGGGTTTTACGTCTGTGAATCGTGCGGCCGCATCGTGGTACACGAGCGTCTCTTCGACGAAGCCGCGGCAAGCAGCCAGCAGTAA
- the rpmG gene encoding 50S ribosomal protein L33 — MAKGKENRIVITLECTEAKKEGVPVSRYTTTKNKKNTTERLILKKYNPNLKRHTEHKEIK, encoded by the coding sequence ATGGCAAAAGGTAAAGAGAACAGAATTGTGATTACGCTCGAGTGCACCGAGGCGAAAAAAGAGGGCGTGCCCGTTTCCAGGTACACCACGACCAAGAACAAGAAGAACACGACGGAGCGCCTCATTCTCAAGAAGTACAACCCGAATCTGAAAAGGCACACCGAGCACAAAGAGATCAAGTAA
- the lysA gene encoding diaminopimelate decarboxylase has protein sequence MLDSHFFSFSDGTLCCESVALDELARQFGTPLFVTSRQSLVSQYRSFEEAFASLPHFTCYSVKANFNLAVIRTLAEEGCGCDVNSGGELYRALKAGVPAEKIIMAGVGKSEAEIKYGLTSGVMMIKAESISELKAINSVAERLGKVAQVGVRINPNVTAETHPYITTGDSKEKFGIDEAGLGEVFELFRTLPNLELHGLDMHIGSQIFDPEYYVAATQKLLEVLESARHLGFDIKWLDLGGGFPVTYDPQKPATPITKFAEKLIPMLQDKGVTVIFEPGRFIAANASVIVTKILYRKKNLIGKEFFIVDAGMTELIRPALYQSHHEVLSVKQHDKSVVADVVGPVCESSDFFARHRTIDDAAEGELLAVLSSGAYGAVMSSNYNGRLRPAEVMVDGDEVTLTRRRETYEQLVENEL, from the coding sequence GTGCTGGACAGTCATTTTTTCTCATTTTCCGACGGCACCCTCTGCTGTGAATCGGTCGCGCTCGACGAGCTTGCCCGGCAGTTCGGAACCCCGCTTTTCGTGACCAGCAGGCAGAGTCTGGTCAGTCAGTACCGCTCATTCGAGGAGGCTTTCGCCTCTCTGCCGCACTTCACCTGCTACTCGGTGAAAGCAAACTTCAACCTTGCCGTCATCCGCACGCTGGCCGAAGAGGGTTGCGGTTGCGACGTCAACTCGGGCGGCGAACTCTATCGCGCCCTCAAGGCAGGAGTGCCTGCTGAAAAGATTATTATGGCCGGTGTTGGCAAAAGCGAAGCTGAAATCAAGTATGGCCTGACTTCCGGCGTGATGATGATCAAGGCCGAGTCGATCTCCGAACTCAAGGCGATCAACAGCGTCGCCGAGCGTCTCGGCAAGGTTGCGCAGGTCGGCGTCAGGATCAACCCTAACGTCACCGCCGAGACTCATCCCTACATCACCACCGGCGACAGCAAGGAGAAGTTCGGCATCGACGAAGCCGGACTTGGCGAGGTGTTCGAACTCTTCAGAACGCTCCCGAATCTCGAACTGCACGGTCTCGACATGCACATCGGCTCGCAGATTTTCGATCCGGAATACTACGTCGCCGCCACGCAGAAGCTGCTCGAAGTGCTCGAATCGGCGCGTCACCTCGGCTTCGACATCAAATGGCTTGACCTCGGCGGCGGTTTCCCGGTGACCTACGATCCGCAGAAACCCGCCACGCCGATCACGAAATTTGCCGAGAAGCTCATTCCGATGCTCCAGGACAAAGGCGTGACGGTCATTTTTGAGCCGGGCCGGTTCATTGCGGCCAACGCTTCGGTGATTGTGACCAAAATTTTGTACCGTAAGAAAAACCTGATCGGCAAGGAGTTTTTCATCGTCGATGCAGGCATGACCGAGCTGATCCGTCCGGCGCTCTACCAGTCGCACCACGAAGTGCTCTCGGTCAAGCAGCATGACAAGAGCGTTGTCGCCGACGTGGTTGGTCCTGTCTGCGAATCGAGTGACTTCTTCGCCCGCCACCGCACTATCGATGACGCCGCTGAAGGCGAACTCCTCGCGGTGCTCTCATCCGGCGCATACGGCGCGGTGATGAGCAGCAACTACAACGGCCGCCTTCGCCCGGCCGAGGTGATGGTCGATGGCGACGAAGTCACGCTGACCCGCCGCCGCGAAACCTACGAGCAGCTCGTGGAGAACGAACTGTAA